One Coriobacteriia bacterium genomic region harbors:
- a CDS encoding heavy-metal-associated domain-containing protein, with amino-acid sequence MSETTKYFKTSGLHCASCSKLVDMTVGELEGVADVSTDLASAETVVRFDPDIVTENEIILAIRGAGYDAELVD; translated from the coding sequence ATGAGTGAAACCACGAAGTACTTCAAGACATCGGGGTTGCACTGTGCATCATGTTCGAAGCTGGTCGACATGACTGTCGGCGAACTTGAAGGCGTTGCCGATGTCTCGACAGATCTCGCGTCCGCCGAGACGGTCGTGCGCTTCGACCCCGATATCGTCACCGAAAACGAGATCATTCTGGCGATACGGGGTGCCGGCTACGACGCCGAGCTTGTGGACTAG